The following proteins are co-located in the Desulfoscipio sp. XC116 genome:
- a CDS encoding DUF3870 domain-containing protein, with the protein MKLATRTHLFSGHAQLPKGIPMHDHLQRTTALLEIDMDKEIVVRASFMTVHPHTNDFFSSIVEGYDLSQGIKPLIREMEERAHVSSINAFMKAVEIAYQKYIDYKKLVNYI; encoded by the coding sequence ATGAAATTAGCAACAAGAACCCATCTATTTAGTGGTCATGCCCAATTGCCCAAGGGTATACCGATGCATGATCATCTGCAAAGAACAACTGCTTTGTTGGAAATAGATATGGATAAAGAAATTGTTGTACGCGCCTCATTTATGACGGTTCATCCACATACAAATGATTTTTTTTCTTCTATCGTCGAAGGGTATGATCTAAGTCAAGGCATAAAGCCCCTGATCAGGGAAATGGAAGAGCGGGCCCATGTATCATCTATCAATGCCTTTATGAAAGCCGTGGAAATTGCCTATCAAAAGTATATTGATTACAAGAAGCTTGTGAATTATATATAA
- a CDS encoding XdhC family protein, whose protein sequence is MVQNTSLYGRLLDFVKNGTPAIVYTLIDGNGYPGMPEGGRLLLAGDEKYGSLGLPQLDERMLARAGHIFSQSAPSTDLIEVDTAGPNKEIFKFTLLEDLYFPQKKLIIFGGGHVAQPLAEIASILGFVTVVIDDRADFVSTERFPRADKLICASLPAG, encoded by the coding sequence GTGGTGCAAAATACAAGTTTATACGGCAGGTTGCTGGATTTTGTTAAGAACGGTACTCCGGCAATTGTATATACCTTGATTGATGGCAATGGGTATCCCGGCATGCCGGAGGGTGGCCGGCTTTTATTGGCGGGAGATGAAAAGTACGGGTCACTGGGGCTGCCGCAATTGGATGAGCGGATGCTTGCACGGGCCGGTCATATATTTTCCCAATCCGCACCGAGCACTGATCTTATTGAGGTAGATACAGCAGGACCCAATAAGGAGATTTTTAAATTTACTCTATTAGAGGATTTATATTTTCCGCAAAAAAAATTAATCATCTTTGGCGGCGGACATGTGGCTCAACCGCTGGCGGAAATAGCATCTATTTTAGGTTTTGTAACCGTTGTCATAGATGACAGGGCCGATTTTGTGAGTACAGAACGTTTTCCCAGGGCGGACAAGCTAATATGTGCTTCATTGCCGGCCGGCTGA
- a CDS encoding XdhC family protein, whose amino-acid sequence MLHCRPAEVNSLTSVVIITRGHQYDRLCLKSVIHSKACYIGMIGSSGKVRQTFQSLMAEGISKKTLEKVSAPIGLDLGGQKPGEIALSILAEIVAHGNEGSCKPMKYVKAGVLA is encoded by the coding sequence GTGCTTCATTGCCGGCCGGCTGAGGTTAACAGCCTGACCAGCGTAGTAATTATTACCCGCGGTCACCAATATGACCGGCTGTGTCTGAAGTCGGTTATTCATTCCAAAGCCTGCTATATTGGTATGATAGGCAGCTCGGGCAAGGTGCGCCAGACATTCCAGTCCCTTATGGCTGAAGGGATAAGCAAAAAAACATTAGAAAAAGTGTCTGCGCCAATCGGCCTTGATCTGGGCGGGCAGAAACCCGGTGAAATTGCTTTGAGTATCCTCGCCGAGATAGTGGCCCATGGAAATGAAGGCAGCTGTAAGCCTATGAAATATGTAAAA